The following are from one region of the Geoalkalibacter subterraneus genome:
- a CDS encoding EAL domain-containing protein, whose protein sequence is MPHSDVQQTLNRQKDCHQLFAELGRDILWGVELDRLMEKAVSAIASCLDADCSQILELLPEMRCLRPRAWYGKDAVEAPRLFHDGGSICFEEHVLMEGTHPVLIGDFENQTPIMAPAWFDSSPGVLSAAGIAIPGKASPHGVLAVYSRSKGHFDRDDLVFLQSLANLLAVAVAQRHADLEIQHLAYFDVLTGLPNRTLLADRIEQVISRARREQCEAGVMFLDLDRFKSVNDTLGHSCGDELLKVTARRLADSVRRSDTVARLGGDEFVVVLSDFDQEDGLAGVAHKILENLARPVMLGDHEITTTVSIGIAVFPGDGDTSQTLLRHADIAMYQAKERGKNTYQFFSHEMNARVQERLTLETSLRYALERDELFLLFQPQLDLVSGRLVGMEALLRWNHPGLGLLTPEKFIPVAEETGLILQIGEWVLDAACRQVNIWKDMGYSALRLAVNISGRQFNHPCFIDMVDHILESTGFDPAQLELELTESTIMENAEVTIMTLTDIKVRGLNLAIDDFGTGYSSLSYLKHFPFDRLKIAQSFVRDVTADPDNAAIVDAVIAVAHSLNIKVIAEGVETRQQLEFLRARHCDELQGYYFGRPLAPEKFQELLEAGFSLKDICPFDAQGQGAEPV, encoded by the coding sequence GTGCCTCATTCTGATGTGCAGCAGACGTTGAACCGTCAGAAAGATTGCCATCAACTCTTCGCTGAGTTGGGGCGTGATATTCTGTGGGGCGTTGAGTTGGACCGCCTTATGGAGAAGGCTGTTTCCGCGATAGCGTCCTGTCTGGACGCCGACTGTAGCCAGATCCTTGAACTTCTGCCTGAAATGCGCTGTCTGCGACCACGGGCCTGGTACGGGAAGGATGCCGTCGAAGCGCCGCGCCTGTTTCACGACGGCGGCTCAATCTGTTTCGAAGAGCATGTCCTGATGGAGGGAACGCATCCCGTCCTGATCGGTGATTTCGAAAATCAGACGCCCATAATGGCCCCCGCTTGGTTCGATTCATCTCCTGGTGTTCTGAGCGCCGCAGGCATTGCCATCCCTGGAAAGGCGAGCCCCCACGGGGTACTGGCGGTTTATTCCCGGAGCAAGGGGCACTTTGACCGGGATGATCTGGTTTTTCTCCAATCACTGGCAAACCTGCTGGCCGTCGCGGTGGCTCAACGTCATGCGGACCTGGAAATCCAGCATCTGGCCTATTTCGATGTGCTGACCGGCCTGCCCAATCGTACTCTACTGGCCGACCGGATCGAACAGGTGATTTCGCGTGCCCGCCGTGAGCAGTGTGAGGCAGGGGTGATGTTTCTCGACCTGGATCGATTCAAGTCGGTCAATGATACGCTGGGGCACTCCTGCGGCGACGAGTTGCTTAAAGTCACGGCGCGCCGCCTTGCCGATAGCGTTCGCCGCAGCGATACGGTTGCACGCCTCGGCGGGGATGAATTTGTAGTCGTTCTGTCGGATTTCGACCAGGAGGACGGTCTGGCAGGTGTTGCGCACAAGATCCTGGAAAATCTGGCTCGTCCGGTGATGCTCGGGGATCATGAGATTACGACCACCGTCAGCATCGGCATCGCTGTGTTCCCCGGCGATGGAGACACCAGCCAGACCCTGCTGCGGCATGCAGACATCGCCATGTACCAGGCCAAGGAACGGGGCAAAAATACCTACCAGTTTTTTTCTCACGAAATGAACGCACGCGTTCAGGAACGCCTCACTCTCGAAACGAGTCTGCGCTACGCGCTGGAACGTGACGAACTTTTTCTGCTTTTTCAGCCCCAGCTCGACCTTGTCAGCGGTCGGCTGGTCGGCATGGAGGCGCTGCTGCGATGGAACCATCCCGGCCTGGGGCTTTTGACCCCTGAGAAGTTCATCCCCGTAGCAGAGGAGACCGGCCTTATCCTCCAAATCGGAGAATGGGTTCTCGATGCGGCCTGTCGGCAGGTGAACATCTGGAAGGATATGGGATACTCCGCTCTGCGGTTGGCGGTCAACATTTCGGGACGTCAGTTCAATCACCCCTGTTTTATCGATATGGTCGATCACATTCTGGAGAGTACCGGTTTTGATCCTGCCCAGCTTGAACTGGAATTGACCGAAAGTACCATCATGGAAAATGCCGAAGTCACAATCATGACGCTCACGGATATCAAGGTACGTGGCCTCAACCTGGCCATCGATGATTTCGGAACCGGTTATTCGTCGCTGAGCTATCTGAAGCACTTTCCCTTCGACCGCCTTAAAATTGCCCAGTCCTTTGTCCGTGATGTGACGGCCGACCCGGATAACGCGGCGATTGTCGATGCGGTTATCGCGGTGGCTCATAGCCTCAACATCAAGGTGATCGCCGAAGGAGTCGAAACACGCCAGCAGCTCGAGTTTCTACGTGCGCGTCATTGCGATGAATTACAGGGATACTATTTTGGGCGCCCCCTGGCCCCCGAAAAATTTCAGGAGCTGCTCGAAGCCGGCTTCTCGCTCAAGGATATCTGTCCATTTGATGCCCAGGGGCAGGGAGCCGAACCTGTTTGA
- a CDS encoding HAD family hydrolase — translation MIKAIFWDNDGILVDTEPLYFQATREVLTRHNVELTREEFIRISLQQGQSAFDLARDQGYEPAELEQMRQQRNRRYTQLLEEGAEALPHVEETLKVLYGHFRMGIVTSSLTEHFNAIHSQTGLLPFFEFTLTREQYAQTKPHPEPYLTALLRCDLSPQECIVIEDSERGLAAAVAAGLRCIAIPTELTRDGDFSKAFAVLEDVRDVPSLLNRI, via the coding sequence ATGATCAAAGCGATTTTCTGGGACAACGACGGCATTCTTGTCGACACTGAGCCCCTTTATTTTCAGGCGACGCGTGAAGTTCTGACTCGTCATAACGTTGAGCTTACAAGAGAAGAATTTATCCGCATCTCTCTTCAGCAAGGGCAAAGCGCCTTCGATCTGGCCAGGGATCAGGGATATGAGCCTGCAGAACTTGAACAGATGAGACAGCAGCGAAACAGGCGCTACACCCAACTTCTCGAGGAAGGTGCCGAAGCACTGCCGCATGTCGAGGAAACACTGAAAGTTCTCTACGGACACTTCCGCATGGGAATCGTGACCAGCTCGCTGACGGAACACTTTAATGCCATCCATTCGCAAACCGGGCTTCTGCCGTTTTTTGAATTTACCCTGACCCGCGAGCAGTACGCGCAGACTAAACCCCACCCGGAGCCTTACCTCACTGCACTTTTGCGCTGCGATCTCTCACCGCAGGAATGCATTGTCATCGAGGACAGTGAACGTGGTCTTGCCGCGGCCGTGGCCGCAGGGCTGCGTTGCATTGCAATCCCCACCGAACTCACCCGTGATGGAGATTTTTCAAAGGCTTTTGCAGTTCTTGAAGACGTGCGTGATGTCCCATCCCTGTTAAACCGAATTTGA
- a CDS encoding lytic transglycosylase domain-containing protein — MAFKPVSVFTEFFTPPDHSKITRAGQSTKSFEKLFEETASRSDITPAQQARVLAETARLRMMAGLFTDDPNGSTQPFIPNLENLPSAAAHHYRARAQEYKSAHAANPAVVIASREKAAAFSSLPEHEIKPNSEEIESYINKASAQFGVSPHLIKAVIQAESSFDHQAVSPAGAQGLMQLMPATARELGVDNPFDPEQNVMGGTRYLKSLLDRYEGDLDKALAAYNWGMGNLERNPDGLPAETRNYQSKVKTFLAQVTENNRRA; from the coding sequence ATGGCTTTCAAACCGGTCAGCGTATTTACCGAGTTTTTCACACCACCTGATCACTCAAAGATCACCCGTGCGGGACAATCCACGAAAAGTTTTGAAAAACTTTTTGAAGAAACTGCGAGCCGCTCAGATATCACCCCGGCCCAGCAGGCCCGGGTGCTGGCTGAAACAGCAAGGCTGCGCATGATGGCAGGACTTTTCACCGACGATCCCAACGGATCAACCCAGCCTTTTATCCCGAATCTTGAAAATCTGCCCTCCGCAGCTGCTCACCATTACCGTGCTCGTGCTCAAGAGTATAAATCCGCGCACGCAGCCAACCCTGCAGTCGTAATCGCTTCGCGGGAGAAGGCCGCCGCGTTCTCGTCGCTGCCAGAGCACGAGATCAAACCGAACTCTGAGGAAATCGAGTCGTACATCAATAAAGCCTCCGCGCAATTCGGAGTCTCACCGCATTTGATCAAGGCCGTTATTCAGGCAGAAAGCAGCTTCGATCATCAGGCCGTTTCCCCGGCCGGCGCACAGGGGTTGATGCAGCTGATGCCTGCCACGGCAAGGGAACTGGGGGTCGACAACCCTTTTGATCCGGAACAGAACGTTATGGGCGGCACACGTTATCTCAAATCACTGCTCGACCGCTATGAGGGCGATCTGGACAAAGCCCTGGCCGCCTATAACTGGGGGATGGGCAACCTCGAACGAAATCCGGACGGTCTCCCCGCAGAAACCCGGAATTACCAATCCAAAGTAAAAACCTTTCTGGCCCAGGTGACTGAAAACAATCGCCGCGCCTGA
- a CDS encoding methyl-accepting chemotaxis protein, which yields MYSFSIRTKILALGIILPLVLVSLLFGLFYFHSESTALDAFIDKARAICLTAESTREEMEDKWAQGLFSREQLRQWMQNGEQQKIIAAVPVVSAWQAAMKKSEEGEYTFRTPKFQPRNPANQPDPMEARALEAFQQGVTEYYEIDETQNAVRYFRPVVLSQPCMNCHGDPADSQKYWGNDKGLDPTGARMEGWKVGEVHGAFEVIQSLDSAQAMVAGAMFKGGMTVLAGMAVYILLFVFFISRTFIQPLNRTVAMISGLESGDLDHRLKMAREDEIGTLADSLDRFADNLKHEVLTAFQRLADGDFTFKAQGLIAEPLARANTSLNQLVSELQQVGERINGRSAEVADSSQALSQGATEQAASLEEISASLHELTSQTKKNADNAGLADRLTGQVQGSAENGNQQMQQMVDAMTDINNSGQNISKIIKVIDEIAFQTNLLALNAAVEAARAGVHGKGFAVVAEEVRNLAGRSAKAARETAELIEGSLAKAKNGAEIAEHTAEALKEIVQGIGKITDLAGEIATASNEQAEGIDQINIGISQIDQVTQQNTATAEESAAAAEDLSGQAVRLHTMLSRFKLDSARPLAPQHTATPARRPSHPPETSAAPQKGETVKKEEWGRSGTSCSPPEMIALDDDEFGRY from the coding sequence ATGTACAGTTTTTCCATTCGGACAAAAATTCTGGCGCTCGGCATCATATTGCCATTGGTATTGGTTTCTCTGCTGTTTGGTCTTTTCTATTTTCATTCGGAAAGCACGGCCCTGGACGCTTTTATCGACAAGGCACGCGCGATTTGCCTGACAGCCGAATCCACCCGTGAGGAGATGGAAGACAAGTGGGCCCAGGGGCTTTTCTCCCGCGAACAGTTGCGACAATGGATGCAGAACGGAGAACAGCAGAAAATCATTGCCGCAGTTCCGGTTGTCTCGGCATGGCAGGCTGCCATGAAAAAATCGGAAGAAGGTGAGTACACGTTCCGTACCCCTAAATTCCAGCCGCGCAATCCTGCCAACCAGCCTGATCCTATGGAAGCTCGCGCACTGGAAGCGTTTCAACAGGGAGTCACCGAGTATTACGAAATCGATGAAACGCAGAATGCCGTGCGCTACTTCCGCCCGGTCGTCTTATCGCAGCCCTGCATGAACTGTCACGGCGATCCGGCCGACTCGCAAAAATACTGGGGCAACGACAAGGGACTCGACCCCACCGGCGCGCGCATGGAGGGCTGGAAGGTCGGCGAAGTACACGGTGCATTCGAGGTGATCCAATCCCTGGACTCCGCTCAGGCCATGGTGGCCGGGGCCATGTTCAAAGGAGGGATGACAGTGCTGGCAGGGATGGCGGTCTATATCCTGCTGTTCGTCTTTTTCATCAGCCGCACTTTCATTCAACCGCTCAACCGTACTGTCGCCATGATTTCAGGTCTCGAAAGTGGAGATCTCGACCATCGCCTGAAAATGGCGCGCGAGGATGAAATCGGTACCCTCGCCGACAGCCTCGACCGGTTTGCCGACAACCTCAAGCATGAGGTTTTGACCGCTTTCCAGCGCCTGGCCGACGGAGATTTCACCTTTAAGGCCCAGGGGTTGATCGCCGAGCCGCTGGCCCGCGCCAATACCAGCCTGAATCAACTGGTCTCCGAACTTCAGCAGGTGGGGGAGCGCATCAACGGCCGCTCTGCAGAAGTTGCCGATTCAAGCCAGGCTTTATCGCAGGGAGCAACCGAACAGGCGGCATCCCTTGAAGAAATCAGTGCCTCCCTGCATGAATTGACGTCACAAACCAAGAAAAATGCCGACAATGCCGGTCTCGCGGATCGACTGACCGGGCAGGTGCAAGGATCGGCGGAAAACGGCAATCAGCAGATGCAGCAGATGGTCGACGCCATGACCGATATCAATAATTCCGGGCAGAATATTTCGAAAATCATCAAAGTCATCGACGAGATCGCATTCCAGACCAACCTGCTGGCCCTCAATGCCGCGGTGGAGGCTGCGCGTGCCGGCGTGCATGGTAAAGGGTTTGCTGTCGTAGCGGAAGAGGTGCGCAATCTCGCCGGCCGCAGCGCCAAGGCGGCACGGGAAACAGCTGAATTAATTGAAGGCTCCCTCGCCAAGGCAAAGAACGGCGCAGAGATCGCTGAACATACAGCGGAGGCCTTGAAAGAGATCGTCCAGGGAATCGGCAAAATCACCGATCTCGCCGGCGAAATCGCCACAGCCAGCAACGAGCAGGCGGAAGGGATCGACCAGATCAATATCGGCATTTCGCAGATCGATCAGGTGACGCAGCAGAATACGGCCACGGCCGAAGAAAGTGCCGCGGCGGCAGAAGATCTTTCCGGACAGGCTGTGCGTCTGCACACCATGCTGTCACGCTTCAAGCTCGATAGCGCCCGGCCCCTTGCTCCGCAGCACACCGCAACACCGGCCCGGCGGCCATCCCATCCACCGGAGACAAGTGCCGCGCCCCAAAAGGGCGAAACGGTAAAAAAGGAGGAATGGGGGAGATCGGGCACATCATGCAGTCCCCCGGAAATGATTGCCCTGGATGATGATGAATTTGGCCGCTATTAA
- a CDS encoding sigma-54-dependent transcriptional regulator, which produces MVPRILVAEDEEIMRITVIDHLRDQGWLVDAAATGTEAVEKLGSNRYDLVLSDIRMPGLDGEQLLERIKNQAPRTEVVMMTAYGSSDNAVACLKKGAADYILKPFDLDDLSLRISRLLEMQAVKARCVSLEHCCGSRRPIIGSSPAMQKMLRMISQVAAVDSTVLLQGESGTGKELVAAAIHYESRRAEKPYVRLNCAAIPSGLMESELFGHEKGAFTGADKTAVGKFELADQGTILLDEIGDMPLDLQVKLLRVLQEREVERVGGKAPLPVDVRVICATAKNLEEEVRKGNFRRDLFYRLQVIPLEIPPLRERGDDILELAEFFLEEFGRERGLTFELSSEARSALESYQFPGNVRELRNILERVSVLAPAPRIQLWDLPPEIRDTQSDAVEYACDTLAEAVAAAERKCIQRALVKTAGNKTESAALLGISRKNLWEKMKLYGL; this is translated from the coding sequence ATGGTCCCGCGTATCCTTGTGGCTGAAGACGAAGAAATTATGCGTATCACGGTGATCGACCACCTGCGCGATCAGGGCTGGTTGGTCGATGCGGCTGCCACGGGCACTGAGGCCGTCGAGAAACTCGGCAGCAACCGCTACGACCTTGTTCTGTCCGATATCCGTATGCCTGGGCTCGACGGGGAGCAGCTGCTTGAAAGAATTAAAAACCAGGCACCCAGAACCGAAGTCGTGATGATGACCGCCTACGGCAGCAGTGATAATGCGGTCGCCTGCCTGAAAAAGGGGGCGGCCGATTACATCCTGAAGCCTTTCGACCTGGATGATCTGAGTTTGCGCATCTCCCGTCTGCTGGAAATGCAGGCGGTCAAGGCGCGGTGTGTGTCGCTGGAGCATTGCTGCGGCAGTCGCCGTCCGATTATCGGTTCAAGCCCCGCCATGCAGAAAATGTTGCGCATGATCAGCCAGGTTGCCGCGGTGGATTCAACGGTTCTGCTGCAGGGTGAGAGCGGGACCGGCAAAGAGCTGGTTGCCGCGGCGATTCATTATGAAAGCCGGCGTGCGGAAAAACCTTATGTCCGCCTCAATTGCGCAGCGATTCCGTCCGGCCTGATGGAATCCGAACTTTTCGGGCATGAAAAGGGGGCGTTTACCGGGGCCGATAAAACAGCGGTCGGCAAGTTCGAGCTGGCCGATCAAGGGACCATTCTTCTGGATGAGATCGGCGATATGCCTCTTGATCTTCAGGTCAAGCTGCTGCGGGTGCTTCAGGAGCGCGAGGTTGAGCGGGTAGGGGGCAAGGCCCCTCTGCCGGTGGATGTGCGTGTCATCTGTGCGACCGCAAAAAATCTGGAAGAAGAGGTTCGCAAAGGCAATTTCAGGCGGGATCTTTTCTACCGACTGCAGGTCATTCCCCTCGAAATTCCGCCCCTGCGGGAACGCGGAGATGACATCCTGGAGCTGGCGGAATTTTTTCTGGAGGAATTCGGCCGAGAGCGCGGACTGACCTTTGAGCTTTCATCCGAAGCAAGGAGCGCGCTGGAGAGTTACCAATTCCCCGGCAATGTCCGGGAGCTGCGCAATATTCTGGAGCGGGTTTCAGTACTCGCTCCAGCACCCAGAATCCAGCTGTGGGATCTGCCCCCAGAGATTCGCGACACGCAATCCGACGCTGTGGAGTATGCCTGCGATACCCTGGCGGAAGCCGTTGCTGCGGCTGAGCGAAAATGCATTCAACGGGCCCTGGTAAAGACCGCCGGCAACAAGACCGAATCCGCCGCCCTGCTCGGAATCAGCCGCAAAAACCTGTGGGAGAAGATGAAGCTCTACGGACTCTGA
- a CDS encoding ATP-binding protein translates to MQLKTKFVLMVGLVTFCSYGVTFYRTSSFQEDLVVEQATRQAKMLFHQIRLTRQWVADHNGLFFVKQPGVENNPFLKEGAIRDERGNWLVKRNPAMVTRELSVYAAREGMGQFNVTSLQPINPLNAPDDFERRALENFSQGTPETVAIEKIAGSYRLRYMAPLEVEQQCLSCHSGQGYEVGDIRGGMNVTIPMGPAFAEIRTNNRMLLNIAVATILIVSLTIYVLFDLLVARRLKLLAGAMDRYPQGSLSTRFSAMEDENDEIGTLSRHFENLCSRLERSRRELDETREQMFQSEKLAALGRLVAGISHEINNPLGGMHNCIQTMKKNTDNPELQERYLELLAQGVERIRSTVRQLLNIGRKEPLEIKCGDVDSMIRDCLELTCLGRRTIALELNLGVQKPVWVWMEALRQVMLNLAGNAVQAMGEKGGVLKVSSRVSGSDLVVEVGDSGPGIAPEHMDKIFEPFFTTKEVGEGTGLGLSVSYSLIRRMGGELSARNAEPSGAVFTLRVPLTDSRHETGEGGIS, encoded by the coding sequence ATGCAGCTGAAAACCAAATTTGTTCTGATGGTGGGATTGGTCACCTTTTGCTCGTACGGGGTGACTTTTTACCGAACCTCGAGTTTTCAGGAAGACCTTGTGGTTGAGCAGGCGACGCGCCAGGCCAAGATGCTGTTTCATCAGATTCGCCTGACGCGTCAATGGGTTGCTGATCACAACGGGCTCTTCTTTGTAAAACAGCCCGGGGTTGAGAATAACCCTTTTCTCAAGGAGGGGGCCATCCGCGACGAGCGAGGCAACTGGCTGGTCAAACGCAATCCGGCCATGGTGACCCGGGAGCTTTCCGTTTATGCCGCCCGGGAAGGGATGGGACAGTTCAATGTGACCAGCCTGCAGCCGATCAATCCCCTCAATGCACCGGATGATTTTGAGCGGCGCGCCCTGGAAAATTTCTCCCAGGGGACACCCGAAACCGTCGCCATTGAAAAAATCGCCGGTTCTTACCGACTGCGCTACATGGCCCCTCTGGAGGTCGAGCAGCAGTGCCTGAGCTGTCACTCCGGCCAGGGCTACGAGGTCGGCGACATACGCGGCGGAATGAACGTCACGATTCCCATGGGCCCTGCTTTCGCCGAGATCAGAACCAATAACCGCATGCTTCTCAACATCGCCGTAGCGACCATTCTGATTGTCTCCTTGACCATATATGTTCTGTTTGATCTTTTGGTCGCCAGGCGCCTGAAACTTCTGGCCGGGGCGATGGACCGCTATCCGCAGGGAAGTTTGTCGACCAGGTTTTCTGCGATGGAGGACGAAAACGACGAGATTGGCACCCTTTCCCGTCATTTTGAGAATTTGTGCAGTCGTCTCGAGCGATCCCGCAGGGAGTTGGATGAGACGCGCGAGCAGATGTTCCAGAGTGAAAAACTTGCGGCGTTGGGACGACTGGTTGCGGGCATATCCCATGAAATTAACAACCCGTTGGGAGGGATGCACAACTGCATCCAGACCATGAAGAAAAACACAGACAACCCCGAATTGCAGGAACGATATCTGGAACTTCTGGCACAGGGGGTGGAGCGTATCCGTTCGACCGTGCGGCAGTTGCTCAACATCGGCCGCAAGGAACCGCTGGAAATAAAATGCGGGGACGTGGACTCCATGATCCGGGACTGCCTTGAATTGACCTGTCTCGGCCGGCGCACTATTGCTCTGGAACTCAATCTCGGTGTTCAGAAACCGGTATGGGTTTGGATGGAAGCACTGCGCCAGGTCATGCTCAATCTGGCGGGTAACGCTGTACAGGCCATGGGTGAGAAGGGGGGTGTCCTCAAAGTCTCCAGCCGCGTCTCCGGTTCGGACCTGGTGGTTGAGGTCGGGGACAGCGGGCCGGGAATTGCGCCCGAACACATGGACAAAATTTTTGAACCCTTTTTCACCACCAAAGAAGTGGGAGAGGGCACCGGTCTTGGGCTCTCCGTCTCCTATTCCCTCATCCGGCGCATGGGGGGAGAGTTGAGCGCCCGCAATGCAGAGCCCAGTGGGGCGGTGTTCACCCTGCGTGTGCCCCTGACGGATTCACGACATGAAACGGGAGAAGGAGGAATAAGCTGA
- the nrfH gene encoding cytochrome c nitrite reductase small subunit: MRNDNFMKYVAICSVVAVIGLFVYVVYESKALSYLSSDPKVCINCHTMNTHYATWQHSSHRERATCVDCHLPRDSFVSKMIAKSKDGFNHSLAMTLGNYGYNLRVTQDAAQRIQTNCISCHEEIVSQMQENAENYQIVQDNVPMGRQCWDCHRGLPHGLTRNLTTTQNNLGVKEL; encoded by the coding sequence ATGCGAAACGACAACTTCATGAAGTACGTGGCCATCTGCAGCGTGGTGGCGGTAATCGGGTTGTTCGTCTATGTGGTGTATGAATCGAAGGCGCTTTCCTACCTCTCAAGCGACCCCAAGGTTTGTATCAACTGCCACACCATGAACACCCATTACGCGACCTGGCAGCACAGTTCCCATCGTGAGAGGGCAACCTGTGTGGACTGCCATCTTCCGCGCGATTCATTCGTAAGCAAAATGATCGCCAAATCCAAGGATGGATTCAACCACTCCCTCGCCATGACGCTGGGCAATTACGGCTACAACCTGCGCGTCACCCAGGACGCCGCCCAGCGTATCCAGACCAACTGCATTTCCTGTCATGAGGAGATCGTTTCCCAGATGCAGGAAAATGCGGAAAACTATCAAATCGTTCAGGACAACGTCCCCATGGGGCGCCAGTGCTGGGATTGCCATCGCGGCCTGCCTCACGGCCTGACCAGAAATCTGACCACCACGCAAAACAATCTTGGCGTCAAAGAACTCTAA
- the nrfA gene encoding ammonia-forming cytochrome c nitrite reductase: protein MKKSWIITIVSLVIMVPLLLLLVSIKENKAEQQAINAVPDIKKLDPRSSEWGKYFPRQYDSYIQTRKSDEIKDILKDDPNLVVLWAGYGFSKDYNAPRGHFYALEDNINTLRTGAPVDEKTGPMPTACWTCKSPDVPRLIDEIGEHDYFTGAWARFGGEIVNSIGCADCHNNETMQLNVTRDYLKRALDAEGSLKFSDATHQDLRSLVCAQCHVEYYFKPTKWTDENGQEQTAKVVTLPWNNGFAAEDMEEYYDERDFSDWTHKLSKTPMLKAQHPGYETFITGAHGQNGLACADCHMPYVREGGVKYSNHKVGSPLDDIANTCLNCHQGTEKEFKAKIDRKLERKNELAREATDILAKAHLEAARAWELGATEEDMKAALQDIRHGQWRWDYAVAAHGAFFHAPEEILRVLGGAINKAHDARLKLRVILAELGDTNYEAPAYASKEEAQELVGLPMDELVEEKKEFINGLKQEWFEMGKEKGIYDPKLREGMKLKTSFN, encoded by the coding sequence ATGAAAAAATCATGGATCATCACAATCGTCTCGTTGGTCATCATGGTCCCTCTGCTGCTGCTGTTGGTTTCCATCAAGGAGAACAAGGCTGAACAGCAGGCTATCAATGCAGTTCCCGACATTAAAAAACTCGACCCGCGCAGTTCAGAGTGGGGCAAATACTTCCCCCGCCAGTATGATTCATACATCCAGACCCGCAAAAGCGACGAGATCAAAGATATCCTCAAAGATGATCCCAACCTGGTCGTGCTCTGGGCCGGCTATGGTTTCTCCAAGGACTACAACGCGCCGCGCGGTCACTTCTACGCCCTGGAAGACAATATCAATACACTGCGCACCGGCGCCCCGGTGGATGAAAAGACCGGACCCATGCCGACCGCCTGCTGGACCTGCAAATCCCCCGATGTCCCGCGCCTGATTGACGAAATCGGCGAGCACGACTACTTTACCGGCGCCTGGGCCCGATTTGGCGGCGAAATCGTCAACTCTATTGGCTGCGCCGATTGTCACAACAACGAAACCATGCAGCTCAACGTGACGCGTGACTATCTCAAGCGTGCCCTTGACGCTGAAGGCAGCCTGAAGTTCAGCGACGCAACCCACCAGGACTTGCGCAGCCTCGTCTGCGCCCAGTGCCACGTCGAGTATTATTTCAAACCGACGAAATGGACCGATGAGAACGGCCAGGAACAAACCGCAAAGGTTGTCACCCTGCCCTGGAACAACGGCTTTGCCGCCGAGGACATGGAAGAATACTACGATGAAAGGGATTTTTCCGACTGGACTCATAAGCTGAGCAAAACCCCGATGCTCAAGGCCCAGCATCCCGGCTATGAAACCTTTATTACAGGCGCTCATGGGCAGAACGGGCTGGCCTGTGCCGACTGCCACATGCCTTATGTTCGCGAAGGGGGCGTGAAGTACTCCAACCACAAGGTGGGCAGCCCCCTGGACGATATCGCCAACACCTGCCTGAACTGTCATCAGGGAACGGAAAAGGAATTCAAGGCCAAAATCGACCGCAAGCTGGAGCGTAAGAACGAACTGGCCCGCGAAGCCACGGACATTCTTGCCAAAGCTCACCTTGAAGCCGCACGGGCCTGGGAACTTGGAGCCACCGAAGAGGACATGAAAGCGGCACTGCAGGATATTCGTCATGGCCAGTGGCGCTGGGATTATGCCGTGGCCGCCCACGGTGCATTTTTCCATGCCCCTGAAGAAATCCTGCGCGTGCTGGGCGGAGCCATTAACAAAGCTCATGACGCTCGCCTGAAATTGCGCGTTATTCTTGCGGAACTGGGTGATACCAACTATGAAGCCCCTGCCTACGCCAGCAAGGAAGAAGCTCAGGAGCTTGTCGGCCTTCCCATGGATGAACTTGTTGAAGAGAAGAAGGAATTCATCAACGGCCTCAAGCAGGAATGGTTCGAGATGGGTAAGGAAAAAGGCATTTATGATCCCAAACTGCGTGAAGGCATGAAGCTTAAAACATCCTTTAACTGA